Proteins encoded within one genomic window of Planctomycetota bacterium:
- a CDS encoding dihydropteroate synthase: MTATAQQTQAIRRSLRKDVVRRDRLTSLTQTVDVRQDNSYLIVGERTNTNGSRQFKRLLQEEDWDGLVSMARDEVRGGSMILDVCVDFVGRDGVRDMHEVVRRYVQQVGVPLMLDSTDPKVLEAGLKLAGGRCALNSTNLEEGEEKFGQMCELARKYGALLVCGTIDEDPENAMGRTEERKISIAKRIRDLAVEKYGLRDGDLMFDPLVLPISTGLEEDRRNALETIEGTRRISEELPGCHTTVGLSNISFGLLPAARQVLNSVFLSELRDAGLTSAIVHASKILPKTKIDDERWDAALDLIYDRRTEDFDPLTAFVELFPDGEAAQGDEIEDENLTLEQKLEKHIIDGEKRNLTDRLDEAMGNDIKPLAIINDILLKGMKVVGDLFGRGEMQLPFVLQSAETMKAAVAHLEPHMDKVDGESSKGVLVLATVKGDVHDIGKNLVDILLTNNGYTVHNIGIKKTINEILDAYHEHKADAIGMSGLLVKSVAAMKDNLAEMNDRKVAPPVLLGGAALTREYVEEDLTALYEGPVLYCKDAFAGLRVMDYVGEGNVSVIVDEQADSAKKRRELKAGAVKPKSSAAADIPEIAKDNPVPHPPFWGSRVVTDVPLTNIFGYINEIALFNGQWGFKKKGMSNEAFAASLADAARPTFERLKQQALSGGLLDPKVTYGYFPVQSDGDDLIVYDPKDFAEYDAAHRDEGKVKPDAPLPSAREICRFTLPRQDGRRNLCISDFFRSVESKEFDVLGLQLVTMGQPISDVAEKERAADKYQEYLYLHGFGVECAEALAEMWHKRMRSELGFASDDATETRKLFQQKYRGSRYSFGYPACPNLEDRTKVLELLQPDVIDVHLTEEFMLDPEQSTDALVVHHPQAKYFDV; encoded by the coding sequence ATGACTGCCACTGCCCAACAGACCCAAGCCATTCGACGTTCCCTGCGCAAGGACGTCGTCCGCCGAGATCGCCTGACGAGCCTCACGCAGACCGTCGACGTCCGCCAGGACAACTCGTACCTCATCGTCGGCGAACGCACGAACACCAACGGCAGCCGTCAGTTCAAGCGGCTCCTGCAGGAAGAAGACTGGGACGGCCTGGTCAGCATGGCCCGCGACGAGGTTCGCGGCGGCTCGATGATCCTCGACGTCTGCGTTGACTTCGTCGGGCGTGACGGCGTGCGGGACATGCACGAAGTCGTGCGTCGCTATGTCCAGCAGGTCGGCGTGCCGCTGATGCTCGACTCGACCGACCCGAAGGTGCTCGAAGCCGGTCTGAAGCTGGCGGGCGGTCGCTGTGCGCTCAACTCGACGAACCTCGAAGAGGGTGAAGAGAAGTTCGGCCAGATGTGCGAGCTCGCCCGGAAGTACGGCGCGCTGCTCGTCTGCGGCACGATCGACGAGGACCCCGAAAACGCGATGGGCCGTACGGAGGAGCGGAAGATCTCCATCGCCAAGCGCATCCGCGATCTGGCCGTCGAGAAGTACGGCCTGCGTGACGGCGACCTGATGTTCGATCCGCTCGTCCTTCCCATCAGCACGGGCCTCGAAGAGGACCGCCGCAACGCGCTGGAGACGATCGAAGGAACCCGACGCATCAGCGAGGAACTGCCCGGCTGCCACACGACCGTCGGCCTGTCGAACATCTCCTTCGGCCTGCTTCCGGCGGCGCGGCAGGTGCTCAACAGCGTCTTCCTCAGCGAGCTCCGCGATGCCGGACTCACCAGCGCGATCGTGCACGCGTCGAAGATCCTGCCCAAGACCAAGATCGACGACGAGCGTTGGGACGCCGCCCTCGACCTGATCTACGACCGACGCACAGAAGACTTCGATCCACTTACCGCCTTCGTCGAACTCTTTCCGGACGGCGAGGCGGCGCAAGGCGATGAGATCGAGGACGAGAATCTCACGCTCGAACAGAAGCTCGAGAAGCACATCATCGACGGCGAAAAGCGGAATCTGACCGACCGCCTCGACGAGGCGATGGGCAACGACATCAAGCCGCTGGCTATCATCAACGACATCCTGCTCAAGGGCATGAAGGTCGTCGGCGACCTCTTCGGCCGGGGTGAGATGCAGCTGCCGTTCGTGCTTCAGAGTGCCGAGACCATGAAGGCAGCCGTCGCGCACCTGGAGCCGCACATGGACAAGGTCGACGGCGAGTCGTCCAAGGGCGTGCTCGTCCTAGCGACCGTCAAGGGCGACGTCCACGACATCGGCAAGAACCTCGTCGACATCCTGCTCACCAACAACGGCTACACCGTCCACAACATTGGCATCAAGAAGACGATCAACGAGATCCTCGATGCCTACCACGAGCACAAGGCCGACGCGATCGGCATGAGCGGCCTGCTCGTCAAGAGCGTGGCCGCCATGAAGGACAACCTCGCCGAGATGAACGACCGCAAGGTCGCGCCGCCCGTCCTGCTTGGCGGGGCGGCTTTGACGCGCGAATATGTCGAGGAAGACCTGACGGCGCTGTACGAAGGCCCGGTCCTCTACTGCAAGGACGCCTTCGCCGGCCTTCGCGTGATGGACTACGTGGGCGAGGGGAACGTGAGCGTCATCGTCGATGAGCAGGCGGACAGCGCCAAGAAGCGTCGCGAGCTCAAGGCCGGTGCCGTCAAACCCAAGAGCTCCGCTGCCGCCGACATTCCCGAGATCGCCAAGGACAACCCGGTGCCGCACCCGCCGTTCTGGGGCAGCCGCGTGGTGACGGACGTGCCGCTGACGAACATCTTCGGCTACATCAATGAAATCGCGCTGTTCAATGGGCAGTGGGGCTTTAAGAAGAAGGGGATGTCCAACGAGGCGTTTGCGGCTTCGCTCGCCGACGCAGCGCGGCCGACCTTCGAGCGTCTCAAGCAGCAAGCTCTGTCCGGCGGATTGCTCGATCCGAAGGTGACCTACGGCTACTTCCCCGTGCAGAGCGACGGCGACGACCTGATCGTCTACGACCCCAAGGACTTCGCCGAGTACGACGCCGCCCACCGCGACGAGGGCAAGGTCAAGCCCGACGCACCGCTGCCGTCGGCCCGCGAAATCTGTCGCTTCACGCTGCCCCGCCAGGACGGCCGACGCAACCTGTGCATTAGCGACTTCTTCCGCAGCGTCGAAAGCAAGGAGTTCGACGTGCTGGGCCTTCAGCTCGTCACGATGGGCCAGCCGATCAGCGACGTCGCCGAGAAGGAACGCGCGGCCGACAAGTATCAGGAGTACCTGTACCTCCACGGCTTCGGCGTCGAGTGTGCGGAGGCACTGGCGGAGATGTGGCACAAGCGGATGCGCAGCGAACTCGGCTTCGCCAGCGATGACGCCACCGAGACACGCAAGCTCTTCCAACAGAAGTACCGCGGCAGCCGCTACAGCTTCGGCTACCCGGCGTGCCCGAACCTGGAAGACCGAACCAAGGTCTTGGAGCTGCTCCAGCCCGACGTGATCGACGTTCACCTGACGGAAGAGTTCATGCTCGACCCCGAGCAGTCGACCGACGCTCTGGTCGTCCACCACCCGCAGGCGAAGTACTTCGACGTCTGA
- a CDS encoding cation:proton antiporter: MDAGWYLLTDVLILLAAALVCGTIAERFKQSSIIGYLFAGAVVGPGALGWVGTHGDEAAQGGVNVIAELGVSLLLFTIGLEFSFRRLRKLGAAALGGGTLQLTLTTAAAWPVAMLVGLSPAAAFAVALMVGLSSTACVLALLQANAAGESPHGRMATGMLLLQDVAVLPVTLLVTALAAGGTAGQMLAELGQALLFSVLLVVVFLLLFNVAAPRLLNLKQWARNREFPILLAIVMALGSAALAHEAGISPAIGAFLAGVLLAESPFDVQVRADVASLRTVLVTLFFASIGMLADPVWAVANWHLVIGATAAVLVGKAAIVLGVLSLPIKGIKQSAGVALAAGLCLAQVGEFSFVLAKIAVGDRLGNPDGNGLISGDTFRLIVSVTIVTLLVTPYLVQAAPKVAAKMNRRFWPKGVAFEPAETGPEKLAVISGDRLLLVGFGPAGQQVAAELTSAFDGRGDVIDLNPRVAGLAAEYGMKGHVGDATNGEVLDHVGLRQTQLLIVTLPDPAAAREVIARARAACPSLNIVARSRYHVTRWELMLAGAEVVVDEEEHVGRQLAHEALSILAVEPEVDDEDDT, encoded by the coding sequence GTGGACGCCGGCTGGTACCTGCTCACGGACGTGCTGATCCTGCTGGCGGCGGCGCTGGTGTGCGGCACGATCGCCGAGCGGTTCAAACAGTCGTCGATCATCGGCTACCTCTTCGCCGGGGCCGTCGTCGGACCTGGCGCGCTCGGCTGGGTCGGCACGCACGGTGACGAGGCGGCGCAGGGCGGCGTGAACGTCATCGCCGAACTGGGCGTCTCGCTGCTGCTCTTTACCATCGGTCTGGAGTTCAGCTTCCGACGGCTGCGGAAGCTCGGTGCCGCCGCACTGGGCGGCGGGACGCTGCAGCTCACCCTCACGACGGCCGCGGCGTGGCCGGTGGCGATGTTGGTCGGTCTCAGCCCGGCAGCCGCGTTCGCGGTCGCGCTGATGGTCGGCCTGTCGAGCACGGCCTGCGTGCTCGCGCTCCTGCAGGCCAACGCCGCCGGTGAGTCACCCCACGGCCGGATGGCGACTGGCATGCTGCTTCTGCAGGACGTGGCGGTCCTGCCGGTCACGCTGCTCGTGACGGCACTCGCCGCTGGCGGAACGGCCGGGCAGATGCTGGCCGAGCTGGGGCAGGCGTTGTTGTTCTCGGTGCTGCTGGTCGTCGTCTTCCTGCTGCTGTTCAACGTCGCCGCGCCGCGTTTGCTGAACCTGAAGCAGTGGGCACGCAACCGCGAGTTCCCGATCCTCCTCGCGATCGTCATGGCGCTCGGCAGCGCGGCGCTCGCACACGAGGCCGGCATCAGCCCGGCGATCGGCGCGTTCCTCGCCGGCGTGTTGCTCGCAGAAAGCCCGTTCGACGTCCAGGTCCGGGCCGACGTCGCGTCGCTGCGGACGGTGCTCGTGACGCTCTTCTTCGCCAGCATCGGCATGCTCGCCGATCCGGTCTGGGCCGTTGCGAACTGGCATCTCGTGATCGGGGCGACGGCCGCGGTGCTGGTCGGCAAGGCTGCCATCGTGCTGGGTGTCCTGTCGCTGCCGATCAAGGGCATCAAGCAGTCGGCCGGCGTCGCGCTGGCTGCGGGGCTCTGCCTCGCACAGGTCGGCGAGTTCAGCTTCGTCCTGGCCAAGATTGCCGTCGGTGATCGCCTCGGCAACCCGGACGGCAACGGCCTGATCTCCGGCGACACGTTCCGCCTCATCGTCAGCGTGACGATCGTCACGCTGCTCGTCACGCCCTACCTCGTCCAGGCGGCACCGAAGGTCGCGGCCAAGATGAACCGCCGCTTCTGGCCCAAGGGCGTCGCTTTCGAGCCGGCTGAGACGGGTCCTGAGAAACTCGCCGTCATCAGCGGTGATCGCCTCCTCCTCGTCGGCTTCGGCCCGGCCGGTCAGCAAGTCGCCGCCGAACTGACCAGCGCCTTCGACGGTCGCGGGGACGTCATCGATCTCAACCCACGCGTCGCCGGACTCGCCGCCGAGTACGGCATGAAGGGCCACGTCGGCGACGCCACCAACGGCGAGGTGCTCGACCACGTCGGCCTGCGTCAAACTCAGCTCCTGATCGTCACGCTGCCCGACCCCGCTGCTGCACGCGAGGTGATCGCCCGTGCCCGCGCCGCCTGCCCGTCGCTCAACATCGTCGCCCGCAGCCGATACCACGTCACGCGCTGGGAGCTCATGCTCGCCGGGGCCGAAGTCGTCGTCGACGAGGAGGAGCACGTCGGCCGACAACTCGCCCACGAGGCTCTGAGCATCCTGGCGGTCGAGCCGGAAGTCGACGACGAGGACGACACCTGA
- a CDS encoding choice-of-anchor tandem repeat NxxGxxAF-containing protein: MNRRFSAWLAAAVLPIVHALPAWAATLNGPAATGVTTVVSDTITAAPEGNGVFSNFSFFDLTLNDAGQTAFRADLTGTTGGNSDNSGIYRGDGTAGSLVNIARAGQAAPDGNGSFSGFSFSGLTLNDAGQTAFNADLTGTTGGNSDSSGIYRGDGTASSLVNIAREGQAAPDGNGSFSGLFYSGVTLNDAGQTAFRASLKGTSGGNSDNSGIYRGNGTAGSLVNIARAGQAAPEGNGSFSGFFSSRIALNDAGQAAFRADLTGTSGGSSDNSGVYRGDESAGSLVNIAREGQAVPEGNGSFSSFDTIALNDAGQTAFRAFLTGTSGGGSDSSGLYRGDGMAGSLVTIARAGQGAPDGNGSFSGFLSPVLNDAGQAAFVASLTGTSGGISDNRGIYRGDGAVGSLVSIAREGQAAPTSDGMFRGVLVDLFEPASNNLGQLVFLADIDLQDGGIPFDERGLFFYDDALGLTSIARKGDAFDGSTITDFGIFEGGARANAGSDVNDFGQVAYSYSLADGRQGVAITTLDSAIAGDANFDGTVDLADFGLLRAGFGSSGNVTRLDGDFNKDGVVDLADFGILRSNFGSSAPAADLAMMDAWAATVPEPGLAGASLCALGLLWRRRTT; this comes from the coding sequence ATGAATCGCCGATTCTCCGCGTGGCTTGCGGCTGCCGTGTTGCCGATCGTCCACGCGTTGCCGGCGTGGGCCGCGACGCTCAACGGGCCGGCCGCGACCGGAGTGACCACCGTCGTCTCCGACACCATCACCGCCGCGCCTGAGGGCAACGGCGTCTTCTCGAACTTCTCTTTTTTTGACCTCACCCTCAACGACGCCGGGCAGACGGCGTTCCGCGCTGACCTCACCGGGACGACCGGTGGCAACAGTGACAACAGCGGCATTTACCGCGGTGACGGAACTGCCGGTTCGCTGGTGAACATCGCCCGAGCTGGACAGGCCGCCCCCGACGGCAACGGCAGCTTCTCGGGCTTCTCCTTTTCTGGCCTCACCCTCAATGACGCGGGGCAGACGGCGTTCAACGCCGACCTGACCGGCACGACCGGTGGGAACAGCGACAGCAGCGGCATCTACCGCGGTGACGGAACCGCCAGTTCGCTGGTGAACATCGCCCGCGAGGGGCAGGCCGCCCCCGACGGCAACGGCAGCTTCTCGGGCCTCTTCTATTCTGGCGTCACTCTCAACGACGCGGGGCAAACGGCGTTCCGCGCCTCGCTCAAAGGCACAAGCGGCGGGAACAGCGACAATAGCGGCATCTACCGCGGCAACGGGACCGCCGGCTCTCTGGTGAACATCGCTCGCGCTGGGCAGGCCGCGCCCGAGGGTAACGGTAGCTTCTCGGGCTTCTTCTCATCGCGCATCGCCCTCAACGACGCTGGGCAGGCGGCGTTCCGCGCTGACCTCACAGGCACAAGCGGAGGGTCGAGCGACAACAGCGGCGTCTACCGCGGCGACGAGAGCGCCGGCTCGCTGGTGAACATCGCCCGCGAGGGACAGGCCGTGCCCGAGGGCAATGGCAGCTTCTCGAGCTTCGACACCATCGCCCTCAACGACGCGGGGCAGACGGCGTTCCGCGCCTTCCTCACCGGCACGAGCGGCGGGGGAAGCGACAGCAGCGGCCTCTACCGCGGCGACGGGATGGCAGGCTCGCTGGTGACCATCGCCCGCGCGGGGCAGGGTGCCCCCGACGGCAACGGCAGCTTCTCAGGCTTCTTAAGCCCGGTCCTGAACGACGCGGGGCAGGCGGCGTTCGTCGCCTCCCTCACCGGCACGAGTGGTGGGATCAGCGACAACCGCGGCATCTACCGCGGCGACGGGGCCGTTGGTTCGCTAGTGAGCATCGCTCGCGAGGGACAGGCCGCCCCGACCAGCGACGGCATGTTCAGAGGCGTGCTAGTAGACTTGTTCGAACCGGCGTCTAACAACCTCGGCCAGCTCGTCTTCCTCGCCGACATCGACCTCCAGGACGGCGGCATCCCTTTCGACGAGCGGGGCCTGTTCTTCTACGACGACGCGCTGGGCCTGACGAGCATCGCCCGCAAAGGCGACGCCTTCGACGGCAGCACGATCACAGACTTCGGCATCTTCGAGGGTGGAGCCCGTGCGAACGCGGGCAGCGACGTCAACGACTTCGGCCAAGTCGCCTACAGCTACAGCCTCGCCGACGGTCGCCAGGGCGTGGCGATCACGACCCTCGACTCCGCCATCGCCGGCGATGCCAACTTCGACGGCACGGTCGATCTCGCCGACTTCGGCCTGCTGCGAGCCGGCTTCGGCAGTAGCGGCAACGTCACACGCCTCGATGGCGACTTCAACAAGGACGGCGTCGTCGACCTGGCCGACTTCGGCATTCTCCGTAGCAACTTCGGCTCCTCCGCCCCGGCGGCCGACCTGGCGATGATGGACGCCTGGGCCGCCACCGTGCCTGAGCCTGGCCTCGCCGGAGCGTCGCTTTGCGCACTCGGACTCCTGTGGCGTCGACGAACGACGTGA